Proteins encoded by one window of Bacillus sp. DTU_2020_1000418_1_SI_GHA_SEK_038:
- a CDS encoding SRPBCC family protein produces the protein MPVYNHEIEVNAPIWTVWEFVSRIDNWAPLVPGYIEHQILSDKESTWCFKSDMGFMKKKIELKVDITGWEEPHKVTFNLKGLNEKFTGHGYFLAKQKGNSKVLMTGCLDITAEGMLAKVANSILTTSLPETTSELTEAVAAKIEEHA, from the coding sequence ATGCCGGTTTATAACCATGAAATTGAAGTAAATGCACCTATTTGGACTGTATGGGAATTCGTGAGTCGTATTGATAACTGGGCTCCACTTGTACCTGGATATATTGAACATCAGATTCTCAGTGATAAAGAGTCCACCTGGTGCTTTAAAAGTGATATGGGTTTCATGAAGAAAAAAATTGAATTAAAGGTTGATATTACAGGCTGGGAGGAGCCTCATAAAGTGACATTTAATTTGAAGGGGTTAAATGAAAAATTTACGGGCCACGGCTACTTTTTAGCTAAACAAAAAGGAAACTCGAAAGTGCTCATGACAGGCTGCCTTGATATTACAGCGGAAGGAATGCTGGCAAAGGTCGCAAACTCGATTTTAACAACCTCGCTCCCCGAAACGACATCAGAACTAACAGAAGCAGTAGCTGCCAAAATTGAGGAGCATGCATAG
- a CDS encoding AAA family ATPase: MHIEKILMAKEKNRIFIVGIDGLGGSGKTTFSKSLEKDLRNKGRKTSVLHIDDFIHPKFVRYNDSKSEWECYYNLQWRYDYLISEILMPIRMGHPINKEIELYDKENDKYMNHHLKMDLDTVLIIEGVFLQRAEVRPFLDYVIYIDVPKEERLKRVLKRDFYIGDKPAILAKYEKRYFPAEDKYVSEYNPAKKADWTITLN, from the coding sequence ATGCATATAGAAAAAATACTCATGGCAAAAGAGAAGAATCGTATTTTTATTGTTGGAATTGATGGGTTAGGCGGATCTGGGAAAACAACCTTTTCCAAGTCATTAGAAAAAGACTTGCGGAACAAAGGAAGGAAAACTTCGGTATTGCACATTGATGATTTTATTCACCCCAAATTTGTTCGCTACAACGATTCAAAAAGTGAATGGGAATGTTATTACAATTTACAGTGGCGCTATGATTACCTTATTAGCGAAATATTAATGCCGATAAGAATGGGACATCCGATTAATAAGGAAATTGAGTTATATGACAAAGAAAACGATAAATATATGAATCATCATTTGAAAATGGATTTGGACACTGTTTTGATTATTGAAGGGGTATTTTTACAGCGGGCTGAAGTAAGGCCTTTTCTGGATTATGTTATATATATCGATGTTCCCAAGGAAGAAAGATTAAAAAGGGTTCTAAAGAGAGATTTTTATATCGGAGATAAACCTGCCATTTTAGCAAAATATGAAAAACGCTATTTTCCTGCCGAGGATAAATATGTATCAGAGTATAATCCAGCAAAAAAAGCTGATTGGACAATCACCCTTAACTAA
- a CDS encoding ribonuclease H-like YkuK family protein codes for MVFSRILKFIRRSPCGHYRLMVGTDSQVHCDRTIFITGIVIQNEGKGAWACIRKHIIPRKMLHLHERISYETSLTEQAVALFTHEKKNEIIDLILPYIYHGATFTMEGHLDIGIGQRNKTREFVKEMVSRMESMGVEPKIKPDAFVASSYANRYTK; via the coding sequence ATGGTTTTTTCCAGAATTCTTAAGTTTATTAGAAGGAGTCCATGTGGTCATTATCGATTAATGGTAGGGACGGATTCCCAGGTTCATTGTGATCGTACAATTTTTATTACGGGAATTGTGATTCAAAATGAAGGAAAAGGGGCTTGGGCATGTATAAGGAAACATATTATTCCAAGAAAAATGCTTCATTTGCATGAGAGAATCTCGTATGAAACCTCATTGACGGAACAAGCAGTAGCCCTTTTTACACATGAGAAGAAGAACGAAATAATTGATCTAATCCTTCCATATATTTACCATGGAGCAACATTTACAATGGAAGGTCATCTCGACATTGGTATCGGCCAAAGAAATAAAACACGGGAATTTGTGAAAGAGATGGTTTCTAGAATGGAGTCAATGGGGGTCGAGCCAAAAATAAAGCCTGACGCTTTTGTAGCCTCTAGTTATGCCAATCGTTACACAAAATAA
- a CDS encoding winged helix-turn-helix domain-containing protein, producing the protein MDYQQKMMEINLDQQKLISSPLRVKIIYLLDEQPMTAKQVADEMGKTAGSIHYHIQQLYNGGILEIVETKENRGIIEKYYRSKATHFRLIDENAPIKEKKTRTRESSLSLTDEELEGFEAEWDQLVLKYLKKTVKGDKERTPYRVSCQFEKLMDEEEN; encoded by the coding sequence ATGGATTATCAACAAAAAATGATGGAAATCAATCTCGATCAGCAAAAATTAATTTCAAGCCCATTAAGGGTGAAAATTATTTACTTGCTTGACGAACAGCCGATGACGGCTAAGCAGGTGGCAGATGAAATGGGGAAGACAGCTGGCAGTATCCATTATCATATTCAGCAGCTTTATAATGGCGGAATTCTAGAAATTGTGGAAACGAAAGAGAATAGAGGAATTATAGAAAAATATTACCGTTCAAAAGCAACCCATTTTAGATTAATAGACGAGAATGCACCTATTAAGGAAAAAAAGACACGTACGAGGGAATCAAGTTTATCCCTTACAGATGAAGAGTTGGAAGGATTTGAAGCAGAATGGGATCAACTCGTATTAAAATATTTAAAGAAAACGGTAAAAGGCGATAAAGAGCGTACACCTTATCGAGTTTCCTGTCAATTTGAAAAGCTAATGGATGAGGAGGAGAATTAA
- a CDS encoding DinB family protein gives MYQRPDINEYPAYYSAYVNLVPDGEMIVLLNEQLKATVNAIKGVTEKQAQFQYDSNKWTVKEVIGHLADTERIMAYRILCIARGETSPLPGFDDNLYVQNGSFNQLSMEDLLKNFSIVRQSTIVLLKSLDPDAWLRKGNANGSEITVRAVASIIAGHELHHRNILQERYFMSSEYPSN, from the coding sequence ATGTATCAAAGACCAGATATAAATGAATATCCAGCATATTATTCAGCTTATGTAAATTTAGTGCCAGATGGAGAAATGATTGTTTTATTAAATGAACAGTTGAAGGCAACGGTGAATGCGATTAAAGGTGTGACAGAAAAACAGGCTCAATTTCAATATGATTCAAATAAATGGACGGTAAAAGAAGTGATTGGGCATTTGGCAGACACGGAACGAATTATGGCTTATCGAATTCTTTGCATTGCAAGAGGCGAAACGTCTCCGCTTCCGGGGTTTGACGATAATCTTTATGTTCAAAACGGCTCGTTTAATCAATTGTCCATGGAAGACCTTCTAAAAAATTTCTCCATTGTACGCCAATCCACAATTGTTTTGCTGAAAAGTTTAGACCCTGATGCATGGCTGAGAAAAGGAAATGCTAACGGCTCTGAAATTACAGTCCGAGCAGTCGCAAGTATTATAGCAGGACATGAATTGCATCATCGAAATATTTTGCAAGAGCGCTATTTCATGTCGAGTGAATATCCATCTAATTAA
- a CDS encoding RNA polymerase sigma factor, giving the protein MNKKREELVMEWYEQYYEDVYRFILFMIQDKQSCEDFVHDTFVRAYTAFERFDNRSSIKTWLFSIAKHIAIDEIRKRQRWRIFNSISQGREVPSTFNVEQYVENKETVLNLMEAIFRLKSNYRLVIILRKIEGFSTIETAEILNWSEAKVRKTLSRALKSLKMTHEKEGGEHVEQSI; this is encoded by the coding sequence TTGAACAAGAAACGGGAAGAGCTCGTGATGGAGTGGTATGAACAATATTATGAAGATGTCTATCGATTTATTTTGTTTATGATTCAAGATAAACAAAGCTGTGAGGATTTTGTTCATGATACATTCGTTCGGGCGTATACGGCTTTTGAACGTTTTGATAACCGTTCGAGCATTAAAACATGGCTATTTAGTATCGCCAAGCACATTGCCATCGATGAAATTCGCAAACGACAGCGTTGGAGAATTTTTAATTCTATTTCTCAAGGGAGAGAAGTGCCATCTACTTTCAATGTGGAGCAATATGTAGAAAATAAAGAAACGGTGCTGAACCTGATGGAGGCAATATTTCGTTTAAAATCAAATTATCGACTTGTCATTATTTTAAGAAAGATAGAAGGCTTTTCAACAATTGAAACGGCAGAAATACTAAATTGGTCCGAGGCTAAGGTCCGGAAAACACTGTCAAGGGCATTGAAATCATTAAAAATGACCCATGAAAAAGAAGGTGGTGAACATGTTGAACAATCCATTTGA
- a CDS encoding DsbA family oxidoreductase, whose amino-acid sequence MKIQVWSDFVCPFCYIGKRRLEQALAQFPHKDQVEVEFKSFELDPNSPKYDGKSIHEILAGKYGMSIEQAKQANEGVGQQAASVGLDFRFDEMKHGNTFDAHRLAKFAKESGKEAVLTEKLLHAYFTESKNIGDEEVLAEIAESAGLDRDQALKIVQDKNAFANDVRIDEAIAQQYGIKGVPYFIINNKYAISGAQAPETFAGALQKVWEEESDAPAFQDLSAEGMEDASCTDESCGIQDKKE is encoded by the coding sequence ATGAAAATTCAAGTTTGGTCAGATTTTGTTTGTCCGTTTTGTTATATTGGAAAACGCAGATTGGAACAGGCACTAGCCCAGTTCCCCCATAAAGATCAAGTTGAGGTTGAATTCAAAAGCTTTGAGTTAGATCCAAATTCTCCTAAATATGACGGCAAAAGCATTCATGAAATCCTTGCTGGGAAATATGGAATGAGTATTGAACAAGCAAAACAGGCAAATGAAGGAGTCGGACAACAAGCAGCGAGCGTAGGATTAGATTTTCGTTTCGATGAAATGAAGCATGGCAATACGTTCGATGCCCATCGGCTGGCAAAGTTTGCAAAGGAAAGCGGAAAAGAGGCAGTACTTACTGAGAAGCTGCTTCACGCTTATTTCACAGAATCAAAAAACATAGGCGATGAAGAAGTACTGGCTGAAATTGCGGAATCAGCAGGGCTTGATCGTGATCAAGCTTTGAAAATTGTTCAGGATAAAAATGCCTTTGCTAACGATGTACGGATTGATGAAGCAATCGCCCAGCAGTATGGCATTAAAGGGGTGCCATATTTTATCATTAATAATAAATATGCGATTTCAGGCGCTCAAGCCCCCGAAACGTTTGCAGGTGCCCTTCAAAAGGTTTGGGAAGAAGAATCCGACGCTCCTGCTTTCCAGGATCTTTCTGCAGAAGGTATGGAAGATGCAAGCTGTACGGACGAGAGCTGTGGAATTCAGGATAAAAAAGAATAA
- a CDS encoding LysR family transcriptional regulator → MELRQIQYFMEVAKREHVTEAADALHVAQSAVSRQIFNLEAELGVDLFIREGRNVRLTPIGKIFLEHMEEAMNVIESAKREVDEYLDPEKGTIRVGFPSSLAAYTLPTAISAFSRKHPNVKYQLRQGSYQSLIDGVKKGDIDMALLGPVPKDDKKVLGNILFTEKMVALLPIRHPLADRKSIKLSQLRDDSFILFPNGYILREISVKACQQQGFQPNVTFEGEDIDAIKGLVSAGLGVTLIPEITLIDSLPRHTVKTNIEPQVTRTVGVIIPSDREMLPTAKLFHEFLNEFFNMLGSFQK, encoded by the coding sequence TTATGGAGGTTGCGAAAAGGGAGCATGTGACGGAGGCGGCAGATGCGCTCCATGTCGCTCAATCAGCAGTCAGCAGGCAGATCTTTAATTTAGAAGCAGAGCTGGGTGTAGACTTATTTATTCGCGAAGGGAGAAATGTTCGATTAACACCAATAGGAAAAATATTTCTCGAGCACATGGAGGAAGCGATGAATGTTATTGAAAGTGCCAAGAGGGAAGTAGACGAGTATTTAGATCCTGAAAAAGGAACGATTCGCGTTGGGTTCCCGAGCAGTCTGGCTGCTTACACTCTCCCCACGGCCATTTCTGCCTTTAGCCGAAAGCATCCAAATGTAAAATATCAGCTCCGTCAAGGCTCTTATCAAAGTTTAATAGATGGGGTTAAAAAGGGAGATATCGATATGGCACTCCTTGGTCCAGTGCCGAAAGATGATAAAAAAGTGCTTGGAAATATTTTATTTACAGAAAAAATGGTCGCCCTATTGCCAATAAGGCATCCTCTAGCGGATAGAAAGTCAATAAAATTAAGCCAATTACGGGATGATTCCTTCATTTTATTTCCTAACGGCTATATTTTGCGTGAAATTTCTGTGAAAGCCTGTCAGCAACAAGGTTTTCAACCGAATGTGACATTTGAGGGAGAGGATATTGACGCGATAAAAGGCTTGGTTTCAGCCGGTCTCGGTGTAACGCTAATCCCCGAAATCACATTGATTGACAGCTTGCCGCGCCATACAGTAAAAACCAATATCGAACCTCAAGTCACAAGGACGGTAGGTGTGATAATCCCCTCAGATCGGGAAATGCTACCAACTGCAAAGCTTTTCCATGAGTTTCTAAATGAATTTTTTAACATGCTGGGAAGCTTTCAAAAATAA
- a CDS encoding MFS transporter, whose translation MAGTIQKNLFLFLIGKMTAVLGSSIYGFAIGLYILAKTGSSLNFAITLLLSALPRILLSPIAGTLSDRWNRKLMIISSDFACAIWLVIVFFIFTFVYPEIWVLYLATAVLSILNTFYSIAVTSAIHNMVGPEYLQKAMSLNQAAASLSAILGPVLGGVFFGLFNITTFMIINIITFTISGLASVFIQYDLFAEKKEKANGNSVLTDLKFGFIYVKNQPFIKNLIMICIWLNFWFAVFPVAIPYLVLTIRKMESIQLGVIEGTFSVGMMVMAIILSTRPEIKRKELSIFGGLIAMSTVLILLGLPNVPGMTHISNTLFFPYLVIMVFLLSTFIMLINMPIMVLLQKSTPDEYRGRVMSLLETGASAMTPLGFIIFGFALEKMPVWILLAVCGLSIIVLILYHIKKKTITPYLREENNPKEVILEV comes from the coding sequence ATGGCAGGGACAATACAAAAGAATTTATTCCTGTTTCTGATCGGCAAAATGACAGCGGTCCTTGGCTCATCGATATATGGCTTTGCAATCGGATTGTATATATTAGCCAAAACGGGTTCAAGCCTTAACTTTGCCATTACACTGCTATTAAGTGCTTTGCCAAGGATATTGCTCTCACCGATAGCTGGAACATTGAGTGACCGCTGGAATAGGAAGCTGATGATTATTTCATCAGATTTTGCCTGTGCCATTTGGCTCGTGATTGTCTTTTTCATATTTACCTTTGTTTATCCGGAAATTTGGGTTCTATATTTAGCAACAGCTGTCCTTAGTATCCTCAACACATTTTACTCCATTGCTGTCACATCAGCGATCCACAACATGGTTGGCCCAGAATATCTGCAAAAGGCGATGTCCTTAAATCAGGCAGCCGCTTCCCTTTCCGCTATCCTAGGACCTGTCCTCGGCGGTGTATTCTTCGGTCTCTTTAACATTACCACATTCATGATTATTAACATCATCACCTTCACGATATCAGGATTGGCAAGTGTGTTCATACAGTATGATTTATTTGCTGAAAAAAAGGAGAAAGCCAATGGCAATTCTGTTTTGACAGATTTAAAATTTGGATTTATTTACGTAAAGAATCAACCATTTATAAAGAATTTAATTATGATTTGTATTTGGCTTAATTTCTGGTTTGCTGTGTTTCCGGTTGCGATTCCGTATCTCGTTCTAACCATTCGAAAGATGGAATCTATTCAGCTTGGGGTTATCGAAGGAACCTTCTCGGTCGGCATGATGGTGATGGCTATTATCCTATCAACTCGTCCAGAGATAAAAAGAAAGGAACTTAGTATTTTTGGCGGGTTGATTGCCATGTCCACAGTTCTAATTTTATTGGGATTGCCGAACGTTCCAGGTATGACGCATATTTCAAATACACTGTTCTTTCCTTATTTAGTCATCATGGTTTTCCTGCTGTCTACTTTTATTATGCTGATTAATATGCCAATTATGGTTCTACTCCAAAAGAGCACACCAGATGAATACCGGGGGCGGGTTATGTCTCTCCTTGAAACGGGAGCAAGCGCCATGACACCGCTTGGTTTTATCATTTTTGGTTTCGCTCTTGAAAAGATGCCGGTTTGGATATTACTGGCAGTCTGCGGCCTTAGTATCATAGTCTTAATCCTCTATCATATTAAAAAGAAAACCATTACACCCTATTTACGTGAGGAAAATAATCCTAAGGAAGTTATATTAGAAGTGTAG